CTTTATATTTTTAATAGCAGAAAAATATATAAAAAAAGCAAATCCTGTATGAACAACTCCTATAATTATTAAATTTATTGATGATATTATATTTAAATCTTTAAAATTAAAGTCTTCAAATATTGATATGTATCCTAATAATAAAATAATAGCAGAAAAAAATTGTCCTAAGGTTTGCTCTAAGGAAGAAATATCCTTTAGAGATTTATTTATAATAATAACACTGGAGTAACAAATAGCAGTTAATATACCAAAAAATATCCCTAAAGTATGATTATATGAAATATTGTCATTTGGATTATTACTATTATAGAAGATTAGTAGCATTCCAATTATAGAAACAAAAACACAAATAATTTTTTTTATGTCAGGTTTTTCTTTTAAGAAAATTATAGAAAAAATAATCATAAATATAGGAGCACAATAGCAAGAAATAGTTGCTATTGAAAGGGTTGTATATTTGTATGATTGAAACAAAAATATCCAATTTAATCCTAATAGAAAACCAGAAGAAATAATTTTTTCTTTATTATCTAAGATTTGCTTTATAATTATTTTTTTGTTGCCAATTATAGTTAGAAAAATTAAAAAAAGAAATCCCACAGTTCCTCTAATAAAAGCTATTTTTCCAGAAGTTAAATCTATTTTTTTTACAAAAACTCCAAGGGTTGAAAACAACACAAGAGCAAAAATAAGTTTTAGTTTATTCATAATATCTCCTTGTATAATAAAATAGAACTATTTAATGAACTATTTATGTTACTTGATTTTTGAATATTTATAGGATACCATATAAAATGATTAAATTCACTATTAATTTATAAAAAAATCTCGATATAATTCGAGATTTTTTAACTATTTTTCAATTAATTTCATATAATAAGGTGTTCTCCTTGAAGAAATTAATTTTTCTTGGTTAAACCACCATTTATTTTGTAAGGTTTTAAAACTAAAAATCAAAGCTTCTTCTTTTTCATTAGAAGCAACAATAGGCTGGTCAAGTCCATACAAAGGATCTAAAGTATAAAGGCTACTTCTTCCTTGATAATTCTTATCTGTTCCTACAAAGTTAGCTACGATAGTATAAGCTTGAGAACTTATGGCAGTTGAATCCCATAAAGTCATAGATCCTTTAGGATATTTATTAACAGAAATATTTTCGTTTATTTCCATATCACTACCATACTGCCCATACCAGGCTGAAGGAATAGCAATTATATCAGCTCTATTAATAGCTAAAACTCCAGATGCTTCTGGGAACATTACATCTTCTCCAATTAAAATTCCAATTTTCCCTAATTTCTCTGAATTAAAAACTGATAAGTTATTTCCTGGTGTAGCCCATTTTTCATCAAATATATTTAAATGAGTTTTTTGATAAACACCAATAGTTTCACCATTTTCATTAATTAAAACAGCACTATTATATAGTTTTTCATCTTTATTTTCAATCATTCCAAAGACGATAGATATATTGTTATCCTTAGCCAATTTAGAAAAATATAAGTAAGAATTGCCATCTATTTTTTCTGAAAGTTTTTTAATTTCTCCTAAAGTTAAATTATCAGTTGGACCGATTAAAGAAAGTTCTGGCAAAATAACAAGATTTAAATCATTATTTTTATTTTTTGCATTCTTTATTAATGTAAAAATTTTATTTTTATTAGTTTCTTTATTTCCTACTGTAGGTTCATACTGGAAAGAAGAAGCAATAATTTTTTTTGAGTCATTGTTTTTTGTATAATCCCATGGTGAAATATATAACATCAAATCTTTATATAATTCAGGACGTCTTTTTTCTAAAGCAATTCTATTTTCATTATTATATTTTTTAGGATCAATAGTTGCATAAATTATAGTAGGTTCATTTACATCTTCTTCTTTTGTCATTAATGCAGGTGCTTCATTTAATTTTTTACCTTTAGGTGTCAAAATTGCGCTACCACCTATCATATGAAATCCATTTTCTGTATTTGATCTATTAGCACTTATTACATAAACTCCATTTTGTTGAGCTCTTGCAGGTAATGCAGAAATTGCTTGAGCTGATGAATTGGTAGGGAAGGCAAGTATGTTAGCTCCTTGAATTCCAGCAAGACGAGCACTTTCAAAATATGCTGAATCCATACAAATATTTATAGCAATTTTTCCTAAATTAGTGTTATAAACAGGAACTCCTAAATCTCCCCAAGCAGCCCAATGTTCTTCACTTTCCCATTGATGAGTTTTTCTATATTTTCCAATATATCCATCTGGTCCAACTAATGCAGCAGAGTTATAATATAAATCTGTTGTTCTATCTACTTCTGGCATTCCAAAAATAATATAGGTCTGGTATTTTTTAGTTAGTTCTGAAAATTTATCTGTAGTTTTTCCAGGAAGAGAATCTACAAATGGCTTGATAGAATTTCTATTTTTATAGTAGTAACCTGTTGTAGACATTTCAGGAGCAACTACCAGTTTAGCTCCATTTTTAAAAGCAGTTTCAGCTACTTTTAATAAGTCATTTACATTTTGATCAAGTTTATTTAACTGAGGATTAAATTGAATGCTTGCTACTTTAAATGGTAAGATATTTTTATCAGCTTCTTTTTTAAAACATGCAGAAAAAAGAGATAAAAGAGTACATAATATAAGTAAATAAAAAATTCTATTTTTTTTTATTTTAGAATAGGTCATGTAAATTCTCCTTTTATATTTTTTAATTAATAATAAAGATGGATTTATAATCCATCTTTATTAAGGGTATATTATTTTATTAATTAATCAAGAATAGTAGCTATTATTTCTGCTTCTCCTTCTCTTAATTCATCCATTGGCATTTTATAAGAACCATATTTAAACTTACAAAATAAAAGCATAGCTATACCAATAGCAACGAGAATAGCTCCAATTGGAATTACTCCCATGGATACTGCAAAAACAGGAACTAAAGTAACTATAAATAGTTCTACAACAGATTGAAGAGTATAGGCAGTTCCAAAATCACTTAATGTTCCACTTTTCATTTCAGGGTCAACAATTCTAAGAAGAGTTACGCCAACTGCAACAACTCCAGTTATATATCCAAAAATAAAGATGGATCTTTCAAACCAGAAATTTCTAAATAATCTTCTACCTACAAAGAATACTAAAACACATGGCCAAGCTATACCAACAGTAACAAGAACTAATATAGGTCCTATAAATTCAAGTACAACTGATAATTTTATAGTTGCAATTCCAAAAGCGACTAAATAGTCAGTAACTCCACTTCCTGTTCTATCAATTATTCTTTTATCAACATATGTTCCATATCCTGTTCTATTTAAAATAGATTGAATAATAACTCCAACAATCATAGTAACACACATTAAGGGAACTTCTACTCTAGGAAAATATGGCTTATATGCATAGTAAATAGCATATCCAATACCTGTAGTCATAAGAATAAGTCCAATATGCCAAGCTAATGGATCCATAGCCATAGGATGAATAGTTTCATCTCCCATTGTTTGTCTTTTTTCTAGCGGGATCATTCCAGTTTTACATTCTTCAGGTAATGAACCTATACTTTTAACTAACCTTGTAGCTCCTTTTCTAGTAGCATAGTTAATACAAATTATTCCTCCAAAAATTCCACTTAGAAGCCCTAAAGTTGCAAAGGTTTGACCTATTATAACCCCATCAGTTCTATCTAATAATGTATTAATAGTTCCACCAATAGCTGCAGCATAACCATGTCCACCCATGAATCCTGCAGGAAGTAAAACAGCTATTTCAGAAAATACATTTGGGAACAATAGTATTACTAATCCACCACCTACTAAACAGGCTAATCCGAAACATAATATTTCACTAGACATATTTATTAAAAATGTATCTCCTACTTTGTTAACTGTTTCTTTAAAATTAAATTTTTCTTGTTTACCTAAAAAAATACCAGCAAATAAAACACAAACTAATAAATAAGGATAAGATCCTGTTTTACCACTAAATGGTAAAATATTTAAAAATTGTGGGCCTCCAAATAATCCTAGAAAACCTGCTACAAGTGAAGAAGGAATATAATAATTTTGTAAAAATTTTATTTTACTTCTCATAATTTGTGCAACAAATAAAAGGCCTGACATAATACTGAAATCTAATAACATTGAATACGGTGTAAAATTCATTTTAACCCCCTTGTTTTGTGTAGTATAAACATAAAAAAATATTAGATCTTAATGTTATAGATAAAATAATATTAATATCCAATATCTTGATAAAGCTAAAATTTCTAGCTTTATCAAGATTGTTTTATCTATTTAATAAATTTAGCAAAGAAATTATCTAATGCATCCATTAGGTTTAAAAATTTAGGATCTTCATCAAACATCCATTCATTATGTTTTCCTTCAACAAAATACAATTCTTTAGGTTCATTGGCAATTCTATATGCTTCATCAGCTTCTATTCTGTCGTGAAGTTCATTATATTTTCCATGTCCTACAAATACACCACATTTAAGTCTTTTTAAAGCATCTTCCACATTAAATCTAAAGAAAGAATCTGCTATTGCTGTGGACATTGCAGTAGGAAAAGCTTCTCCAGCATCACCGTTAGCAATTTTATCTACTCCACCATTTATTTTTTTAAGAGTGTTATCCACATAGAAGTCTCCAGATTCAGTGATGTTAGGGTAAGCAACATAAGGATGTCTCATAACTAAGTCCCCAGTAGTAGCTCTAGTCATTTTATCCTCTTCTAACATCTCAAGGGCTCTATGATATTTGTCATTCCCCATACCCATTCTCATCCAACGATCACCGTCTACAAAGGAATTAAGTGTGGCAATTACTTTAACTGTTGGTTCACGTCTAGCACATTCTATACAAACTGCACCTCCAACTCCCCAACCAATTAATCCTATTTTATCTTTATCAATCTCAGGTTGAGCTTTAGCAAAATTAATAGCAGCACAAATATCTTCAACTTCCCTTTCTAGTGTAGTGTATTTAGCTATTCCTTCAGTTGGTTTAAATCCTCTATAATCAAATCCTATACAAATATAACCTTTTTTTACTAAGTTTCTTGAGAATAATTCAGGGTAAACTACTTTGATTCCTGTCCATCCTGAGTTAGCGATAATTACTGGTCTTTTTTCCCCTTCTTTATAGTCATCTGGGTAATAAATAGATCCTAAAACTTTGTCACCTTCACTGTAAAAAATTACATCTTTTTGTTTCATTTACATCACTCCTTGTTTGAATTATCTTCATTTTCATATTTAGTTTCTTTTGATACATCTATTAAATCACAGTTAAAAGAATTTGTCAAACCTTTTTATTTTAAAAAAGTTTTTAAAAACTTTTTAATGGTTCTTTCTTTTCTTTTTTCGGGAAGTTATCTTGCGAAAATAGTTTAAATAAATTTTAAAATATTTATTTATATTGTAGATTATGTTATGATAATTTTAGGTAAAGATTTTTTCTTTGCAAAAATTCCTTTTTATATTTGGTTTCTTTTGATGATAAAAATATAAAAAGGAGCTTAATTATGAAAGAAAAAAATAAGTGTATTGTAGAAAGACTGCTAGAAGGAGCTTATGATCTTCATACTCATACTGAACCTTCAGCTTTCAATCGAGCTTTAGATGATTTTGATTTAGTTACAGAAGCAAACGAATTTAAAATGGAAGGGGTTTTAATAAAAAGTCATTATGAGCCTACTCAATCAAGAGCAGCTTTAGTAAATTTAAAGAGTAATTTAAAAACTAGAGTCTATGGAGGAATAGTATTAAATTGGCCAAACGGTGGTCTCAACCCATTTGCTGTTGAAAATGCTTTGAAAACTGGAGCTATAATTGTATGGATGCCAACAAGAGATTCTGAAAATTGTTTAAAATATGGAGATATGCCTGGAGATTTTTTTAAAAGATCTGGAATTTCAATATTAGAAAAAAAAGGAAAGTTGAAAAAAGAAATTTATGAGATATTTAAAATAATGAAAAAATATAACAGCTATTTAGCGACAGGACATTTAAGCATTGAAGAGTCTATATTATTATGTGAAGAGGGTAGAAGGTTAGGTGTTAATATGATTCTTACTCATCCTGAATGGCAAAGAACAATGATTGATGGAAAGACTCAAAAATATTTAGCCACTTTAGGAGTTTTAATAGAAAAAAATTGGCTCAACATTGCAGAACATTCAGTTACAGCAAAAGAAATGGCAAGTAATATTAGAAATGCAGGAATTGAGAATGTTTATCTTTCAACAGATAGGGGACAAAAAGGTTTTGAAACTCCAGTTTATGGAATGATGAAATTCATGGAAGTTTTACTTGAAGAAGGATTTACAGAAGAAGAAATTAGAATAATGTCTCACGAAGTGCCCAAATTAATTGTAAATAGATTGTCAAAATAAAAAAAGCTATGTAATATAGTAAATTTTAATTTATTGTCATTAAATTAAATATATTAAAAAAGTGCCCCTTTTATCTTAGATAATTAAGATAAGAGAGGCATTTTATTAAATAATTTTTAAACTTTAGATTCCCAGATAAACAAGTCTAAATCATCTAAATCATTTTCTAATTTTTCAATATTCTTAGTTGATTCAGAAATTGTTTGTTTAGCTAATTCAGCAACTAAAGTTTCAACAATTACAAAAGCAGGCAAATTTCCAAGTGGACTTTGAACAGAATTAGTATCGATTACTATATCAGCAAATTTTGCAATTGGATTTAAGGTTGTATTTGTAACTAATATAATTGGTATTTTTCGCTTATGGCAAATTTCAGACAACTTAACTGTTTTTCTAGTACAAGGCCAAATTGAAAATACGACCAATACTTCATTTTTATCAATTCTTAAGGCTCGGTCGTAAAGATAGCTGTCATCAGTGCTAAGTTGCTTTACTTTAGGATAAAATCTATTAACAGCAGCCTCCATGTATAAACTTATAGGTCTAGAAGATCTAAGTCCTAGTAGATTTATCCATTTAGATTTAATCATCAGTTCTATGGCATTATTTATTTCTTCAATATTCTTAGGAGTTATAAAATTTTCTATTGTATGAATAGTTTCATAGCAAGTAGTAGTTAGAGGGTCTGACCCTTCTCCTTTAATAATATGTTTAAAATTTTCTTTTATACTTCCGTAAGAAGACATAGTATTTTTTAGTGAATATTCTAAAAAAGCATTTTTAAAATCATTATAAGATTCAAATTTAAGTAATTTCATAAATCTCATTACTGTAGTGGTAGCAACTCCAGCAGCCACGGCAACCTCAGCAGCAGTCATCATTCCAATTTCTTTGTGATTTAGAACGATATAGTCACATAATAATTTTTGTTTTTTTGGTACAACATCTTTAATTTCCATAATCTTTTCTATTATATCCATGGTTATTTAAACATAAATTAATTATGTTATCCTCCTTTGTTATAAAATATTAAACTAATTAAG
The sequence above is drawn from the Fusobacterium sp. IOR10 genome and encodes:
- a CDS encoding DMT family transporter gives rise to the protein MNKLKLIFALVLFSTLGVFVKKIDLTSGKIAFIRGTVGFLFLIFLTIIGNKKIIIKQILDNKEKIISSGFLLGLNWIFLFQSYKYTTLSIATISCYCAPIFMIIFSIIFLKEKPDIKKIICVFVSIIGMLLIFYNSNNPNDNISYNHTLGIFFGILTAICYSSVIIINKSLKDISSLEQTLGQFFSAIILLLGYISIFEDFNFKDLNIISSINLIIIGVVHTGFAFFIYFSAIKNIKGQSIAILSYITPIFAVLISVFYLKEPMNIFQIAGGILILISTFVAEQVEIK
- a CDS encoding nitrilase-related carbon-nitrogen hydrolase; the encoded protein is MTYSKIKKNRIFYLLILCTLLSLFSACFKKEADKNILPFKVASIQFNPQLNKLDQNVNDLLKVAETAFKNGAKLVVAPEMSTTGYYYKNRNSIKPFVDSLPGKTTDKFSELTKKYQTYIIFGMPEVDRTTDLYYNSAALVGPDGYIGKYRKTHQWESEEHWAAWGDLGVPVYNTNLGKIAINICMDSAYFESARLAGIQGANILAFPTNSSAQAISALPARAQQNGVYVISANRSNTENGFHMIGGSAILTPKGKKLNEAPALMTKEEDVNEPTIIYATIDPKKYNNENRIALEKRRPELYKDLMLYISPWDYTKNNDSKKIIASSFQYEPTVGNKETNKNKIFTLIKNAKNKNNDLNLVILPELSLIGPTDNLTLGEIKKLSEKIDGNSYLYFSKLAKDNNISIVFGMIENKDEKLYNSAVLINENGETIGVYQKTHLNIFDEKWATPGNNLSVFNSEKLGKIGILIGEDVMFPEASGVLAINRADIIAIPSAWYGQYGSDMEINENISVNKYPKGSMTLWDSTAISSQAYTIVANFVGTDKNYQGRSSLYTLDPLYGLDQPIVASNEKEEALIFSFKTLQNKWWFNQEKLISSRRTPYYMKLIEK
- a CDS encoding sodium/glutamate symporter gives rise to the protein MNFTPYSMLLDFSIMSGLLFVAQIMRSKIKFLQNYYIPSSLVAGFLGLFGGPQFLNILPFSGKTGSYPYLLVCVLFAGIFLGKQEKFNFKETVNKVGDTFLINMSSEILCFGLACLVGGGLVILLFPNVFSEIAVLLPAGFMGGHGYAAAIGGTINTLLDRTDGVIIGQTFATLGLLSGIFGGIICINYATRKGATRLVKSIGSLPEECKTGMIPLEKRQTMGDETIHPMAMDPLAWHIGLILMTTGIGYAIYYAYKPYFPRVEVPLMCVTMIVGVIIQSILNRTGYGTYVDKRIIDRTGSGVTDYLVAFGIATIKLSVVLEFIGPILVLVTVGIAWPCVLVFFVGRRLFRNFWFERSIFIFGYITGVVAVGVTLLRIVDPEMKSGTLSDFGTAYTLQSVVELFIVTLVPVFAVSMGVIPIGAILVAIGIAMLLFCKFKYGSYKMPMDELREGEAEIIATILD
- a CDS encoding alpha/beta hydrolase; the encoded protein is MKQKDVIFYSEGDKVLGSIYYPDDYKEGEKRPVIIANSGWTGIKVVYPELFSRNLVKKGYICIGFDYRGFKPTEGIAKYTTLEREVEDICAAINFAKAQPEIDKDKIGLIGWGVGGAVCIECARREPTVKVIATLNSFVDGDRWMRMGMGNDKYHRALEMLEEDKMTRATTGDLVMRHPYVAYPNITESGDFYVDNTLKKINGGVDKIANGDAGEAFPTAMSTAIADSFFRFNVEDALKRLKCGVFVGHGKYNELHDRIEADEAYRIANEPKELYFVEGKHNEWMFDEDPKFLNLMDALDNFFAKFIK
- a CDS encoding DUF6282 family protein → MKEKNKCIVERLLEGAYDLHTHTEPSAFNRALDDFDLVTEANEFKMEGVLIKSHYEPTQSRAALVNLKSNLKTRVYGGIVLNWPNGGLNPFAVENALKTGAIIVWMPTRDSENCLKYGDMPGDFFKRSGISILEKKGKLKKEIYEIFKIMKKYNSYLATGHLSIEESILLCEEGRRLGVNMILTHPEWQRTMIDGKTQKYLATLGVLIEKNWLNIAEHSVTAKEMASNIRNAGIENVYLSTDRGQKGFETPVYGMMKFMEVLLEEGFTEEEIRIMSHEVPKLIVNRLSK
- a CDS encoding MurR/RpiR family transcriptional regulator, which codes for MDIIEKIMEIKDVVPKKQKLLCDYIVLNHKEIGMMTAAEVAVAAGVATTTVMRFMKLLKFESYNDFKNAFLEYSLKNTMSSYGSIKENFKHIIKGEGSDPLTTTCYETIHTIENFITPKNIEEINNAIELMIKSKWINLLGLRSSRPISLYMEAAVNRFYPKVKQLSTDDSYLYDRALRIDKNEVLVVFSIWPCTRKTVKLSEICHKRKIPIILVTNTTLNPIAKFADIVIDTNSVQSPLGNLPAFVIVETLVAELAKQTISESTKNIEKLENDLDDLDLFIWESKV